Proteins found in one Pseudomonas mosselii genomic segment:
- a CDS encoding polysaccharide lyase gives MPVKPAPGVLLLLAIALLPLPTHAAQSIWPARATAQSAMIGDYRTLTCSKAPPPPYTASLHLQSKYDPRDASKSTLRASPDADSERVARQIKQFVGGLIQAGKRFQNASKPQQANMALACQDQWLEHWAQAGALLDPDASNTGMAARKWALAAMAGAVLLTQAAADGKAPLSPAQRRWFNQLGEQVIREYDPRRQSTTVYFNNHDYWAAWAVAAAGMLVDRDDFIRWADGNLRRGLAQAVRSGDQAYLPLEVARSKLAANYSQYALVPLVLLGESARANGLAWSEDDQRTLDQLATFAARSVLAPDSLPQLKGQRQADVAPYKLAWLIPFLARRPEHALARQLYDSEDGEVDNYSQIGGPLKPAYPNLP, from the coding sequence GTGCCTGTGAAACCGGCCCCTGGGGTGCTCCTGCTACTTGCAATCGCCCTGCTGCCCCTCCCCACCCACGCAGCTCAATCGATCTGGCCCGCCCGCGCCACCGCGCAATCGGCCATGATCGGCGACTACCGCACCCTCACCTGCAGCAAGGCGCCGCCACCGCCCTACACCGCCAGCCTGCACCTGCAAAGCAAGTACGACCCGCGCGACGCCAGCAAGTCCACCCTGCGCGCCAGCCCCGATGCCGACAGCGAGCGCGTCGCCCGGCAGATCAAGCAGTTCGTCGGCGGCCTGATCCAGGCCGGCAAGCGCTTCCAGAACGCCAGCAAGCCGCAGCAGGCCAACATGGCCCTGGCCTGCCAGGACCAGTGGCTGGAACACTGGGCGCAAGCGGGCGCCCTGCTCGACCCGGACGCCAGCAACACCGGCATGGCAGCGCGCAAGTGGGCCCTGGCGGCCATGGCCGGCGCGGTGCTGCTGACCCAGGCGGCAGCCGACGGCAAGGCGCCGCTCAGCCCCGCGCAACGACGCTGGTTCAACCAGCTCGGCGAGCAGGTGATCCGCGAATACGACCCGCGCCGCCAGTCCACCACGGTCTACTTCAACAACCACGACTACTGGGCCGCCTGGGCGGTGGCCGCCGCCGGCATGCTGGTGGACCGCGACGACTTCATCCGCTGGGCCGACGGCAACCTGCGCCGGGGCCTGGCCCAGGCCGTGCGCAGTGGCGACCAGGCCTACCTGCCGCTGGAAGTGGCGCGCAGCAAGCTGGCCGCCAACTACAGCCAGTACGCCCTGGTGCCGCTGGTGCTTCTTGGCGAGTCGGCCCGGGCCAACGGCCTGGCCTGGAGCGAGGACGACCAACGCACCCTCGACCAGCTGGCCACCTTCGCCGCCCGCAGCGTGCTCGCCCCGGACTCCCTGCCCCAGCTCAAGGGCCAGCGCCAGGCCGACGTCGCGCCCTACAAGCTGGCCTGGCTGATCCCGTTCCTGGCCCGTCGACCCGAGCATGCCCTCGCCCGCCAGCTCTACGACAGCGAGGACGGCGAAGTGGACAACTACAGCCAGATCGGCGGCCCGCTCAAGCCGGCCTACCCCAACCTGCCTTGA
- a CDS encoding right-handed parallel beta-helix repeat-containing protein codes for MAPFSRFYFTCLAALLLATTARAAPVMDTLPQAQHQQQLEQLRHQTRQAVTFEQARRPPPAGRASVSLQPMFSSQAGSWPFEPFVNNGLFRAIAGYQAHHPQAVVLRGGSITLAQLHDALHDPRVLKRYKDGYLLSYPLMIGADAGLRLEGTRLYLYSFSGTALINQGWLGLNQSTLESVAGDKPGNTDRAWRPFVVAWAGSHTEVIGSTLKRLGYNANLSRGLSTALSTQQAASTRPATLLVEASHFSELSSAVELQHSQATIIDSRFEGSQQYAIDTRDSQLSLRGNQLRGVDNNSGVRLRGQTRALIENNLILGATKAAIEISDQHGTVLLAGNRIGDSRGHGIQLRDLAPTAEAPLLIDDNLLASSQGSAVDASEVTGLTLVGNRIGNTPEYAISLRNATPQPGPLVISGNRLGQVGKAVVRVEGVREVELGGNRFDGKALLQNLLAGDLLALQGPVLEAMLVQEQMVRVRQD; via the coding sequence ATGGCACCGTTCAGCCGCTTTTATTTCACCTGCCTGGCCGCCCTGCTGCTGGCGACCACCGCGCGGGCCGCGCCGGTGATGGACACATTGCCCCAGGCGCAGCACCAGCAGCAGCTGGAGCAACTGCGCCACCAGACCCGTCAGGCGGTGACCTTCGAGCAGGCGCGCCGCCCGCCACCTGCGGGCCGCGCCAGCGTCAGCCTGCAGCCGATGTTCTCGTCCCAGGCCGGCAGCTGGCCGTTCGAGCCGTTCGTCAACAACGGCCTGTTCCGCGCCATCGCCGGCTACCAGGCGCATCACCCCCAGGCCGTGGTGCTGCGCGGTGGCAGCATCACCTTGGCGCAGCTGCACGATGCGCTGCACGACCCACGGGTGCTCAAGCGCTACAAGGACGGCTACCTGCTGAGCTACCCGTTGATGATCGGCGCCGATGCGGGGCTGCGGCTGGAGGGCACGCGCCTCTACCTGTACAGCTTCTCCGGTACCGCACTGATCAACCAGGGCTGGCTGGGGCTGAACCAATCGACGCTGGAAAGCGTCGCCGGCGACAAGCCCGGCAACACCGACCGTGCCTGGCGGCCCTTCGTGGTGGCCTGGGCTGGCAGCCATACCGAGGTGATCGGCTCGACGCTCAAGCGCCTGGGCTACAACGCCAACCTGTCCCGCGGCCTGAGCACCGCGCTCAGCACCCAGCAGGCGGCCAGTACGCGTCCCGCCACGCTGCTGGTGGAAGCCAGCCATTTCAGCGAGCTGTCCAGCGCGGTGGAGCTGCAGCACAGCCAGGCGACCATCATCGACAGCCGTTTCGAAGGCTCGCAGCAGTATGCCATCGACACCCGCGACAGCCAGCTGAGCCTGCGTGGCAACCAGTTGCGCGGCGTCGACAACAACAGCGGCGTGCGCCTGCGTGGCCAGACCCGGGCATTGATCGAAAACAACCTGATCCTCGGCGCCACCAAGGCCGCCATCGAGATCAGCGACCAGCACGGCACCGTGCTGCTGGCCGGCAATCGCATCGGCGACAGCCGTGGGCATGGCATCCAGCTGCGCGACCTCGCGCCGACGGCCGAAGCCCCGTTGCTGATCGACGACAACCTGCTGGCCAGCAGCCAGGGCAGCGCGGTGGATGCCAGCGAGGTCACGGGCCTGACGCTGGTGGGTAACCGGATCGGCAATACGCCGGAGTACGCCATCAGCCTGCGCAACGCCACGCCGCAGCCCGGGCCGCTGGTGATCAGCGGCAATCGCCTGGGGCAGGTGGGTAAGGCCGTGGTGCGGGTCGAGGGGGTGCGCGAGGTCGAGTTGGGGGGCAATCGCTTCGATGGCAAGGCACTGCTGCAGAACCTGCTGGCCGGCGACCTGCTGGCGTTGCAGGGGCCGGTGCTGGAGGCAATGCTGGTACAGGAACAGATGGTCAGGGTGCGCCAGGACTGA
- a CDS encoding GNAT family N-acetyltransferase yields the protein MPLELIPATDEHLTFARDLTRRAMLPYYREFDLLWIEEAFDEAWGWREQWLVVEDDRVLGFCSLSQDRQALYIRELHLLPEHRGRGVGGWVLEQLAGWTVQRRLPWLRLMVFSSNPARRLYQRRGFVEVGMDECFVRMQRPVP from the coding sequence ATGCCCCTTGAACTGATCCCTGCGACCGACGAACACCTCACGTTTGCCCGTGACCTCACGCGCCGCGCCATGCTGCCGTATTACCGCGAATTCGACCTGTTGTGGATCGAGGAAGCCTTCGATGAAGCCTGGGGCTGGCGCGAACAGTGGCTGGTGGTCGAGGACGATCGGGTGCTGGGCTTTTGCAGCCTCAGCCAGGACCGCCAGGCGCTGTATATCCGCGAGCTGCATCTGCTGCCCGAGCATCGTGGCCGGGGCGTGGGCGGCTGGGTGCTGGAGCAGTTGGCTGGCTGGACTGTACAGCGCCGGTTGCCGTGGCTGCGGCTGATGGTGTTCAGCAGCAACCCGGCGCGGCGCCTGTATCAGCGCCGAGGGTTCGTCGAGGTCGGGATGGACGAGTGTTTCGTGCGGATGCAGCGTCCGGTGCCCTGA
- a CDS encoding DUF488 domain-containing protein, whose product MIRCKRVYEALEGGDGQRVLVDRLWPRNKRKEDLHGQWLREVAPSDALRKAFHAGELDFAGFTQRYQQELAAHPEHWYPLLDLAGKGDLTLLYAGKDSEHNNAQVLARWLEDELERRGPASSPVCYAP is encoded by the coding sequence ATGATTCGCTGTAAACGCGTCTACGAGGCGCTCGAGGGCGGGGATGGCCAACGCGTGCTGGTCGATCGTCTTTGGCCGCGCAACAAACGCAAGGAGGACCTGCACGGGCAGTGGCTGCGTGAAGTGGCGCCGTCCGACGCACTGCGCAAGGCGTTTCACGCCGGCGAGCTCGACTTTGCCGGTTTCACCCAGCGCTACCAGCAGGAGTTGGCCGCCCACCCCGAGCACTGGTATCCGCTGCTGGACCTGGCCGGCAAAGGCGACCTGACCTTGCTGTACGCCGGCAAGGACTCCGAGCACAACAACGCCCAGGTGCTGGCCCGGTGGCTTGAGGACGAACTGGAGCGCCGTGGGCCGGCCAGTTCGCCGGTGTGTTATGCCCCTTGA